DNA sequence from the Butyricimonas faecalis genome:
CCCTCACGTAAAAGAAATGTTTCAAAAATAAAGGTTGCTCCTCGCCCGGAGCATTATAAAAACTCTCCAAAAAACGATTAAACGGCTGCCGCCCCTCCGCAGCATAACGCACGGCATCGTCAGTAATATCCTCAAAAGTAATCAGCACATCACGCCGAGGCACGAAAAACAACAAATTCGCCAGCACGTAAAAAATCCCCTTCAAATAAGTCCATGCAAAATTCGGAGAACTCCCCGTCTTAGCCCTTGACCACATACTCCCCCACAATCCCCGGATGCGTACCCCCACGACACGAGCACCCTCCGGCAGTTGATGACACACCTGCCAAGCCCCCTGCTTGTTCCCCACACGCTCCAACCCGCTATTCGTCAACTGTCCGGCCGGGTAAAGCAACACGTTATGCCCCGCCGCCAAAGCGTCAATGACCACCCGATTCAACCCGGCCACAATTTCCACTCCCCGACGACTCTTTTCCAAATCCGGCACACGCACCGCATGCATCAAGTGTAGCACCTGCGCAACTACCGGAATTTTAAAATACCCCTCCGTCACCAACGGAGACACATCCACGTAACGTAATAACTGAGAACAAACAATCTGAGGATCGACAGATGCCTGATGATTCGGCAAAAACAACGTTGCCCGTTTCTCGGTCAACAATTCCACCCCCTCAAGGCGCACCCGGTAGCGAGCACTCAATACTCCCCGGTAAAAGGCCGCCAATACCTGTTTATAACCCATATCTAATTCTTTAATCGAAACTTCTTAAACCTTACTCTCATCTCCTCCACGCACGAAAACAAAACAACCGTAATCGCAAATGTAAGCACGGCTAGAAAAACAAACACGTACTTCGTGTCAAAAAACATGGTCATTCCCCCGAAACACCCCGACGCTATCAACATAAACAAAAAAGTAATCAGATTCGAATAAGCCAGCATATCTCCCAGTTCCCGTCCCTTCACGTTCGCCTGAATCCAAGCATCCAGCGGCACCTTGAACATTCCACTGAAAAATGCGGCAAGGAACACAAGCACCCCAAACGTCACCCCATGAGCGTCAAAAACGAATATCGTCAGCAAGGTCAATCCCGTTGTAATCCCTCCATAAGGAACCAAGCCCAACTCCACGTCCCGGCGAGACAATACCCCGGCAAGATAACATCCCGCCCCAATACCTACGGCGGCCAACGACATGACGATACCCGTCTCCGAATCGTTCATTCCCAAATCCGAACGACAATACACGATAAGCACCATCTGGACCATAGAGCCAATAAACCAAAACGTGGCAAGCCCCACGACCACCAGGTTCAGTCCCTTGAACGCCAGTGCCCGTACAAACATATCCTTCACAAACTTCACAGGATTCAGCGTCTCATGGCTCTCTTTCATCGGTTCGCTTTCGTCTGCCCGAATTGTCAGACTCGACAACCAGCCGAACAATGCCACCCCGAACAGGATCACGCACAAGACGGGGAGCGTCACGCTCTCCGACAAAAAGGCAGCCATCAACGTCCCGGTCAGAATACCCACGAAAGCGAACATCTCCATGGCCCCCGAGCCATAGGAAATCCCCTCTTCACCCCCGATGTCACGAATCAACCCGTACTTCGAAGGAGAAAACAGCGCACTCTGTAATCCCATCAACAAAATAGACGACAACACAAGTCCCGTCGAGTGCATCAAAAACCCGACCGAGGCCACAACCATGATCAACATCTCGGCAAACTTTGCCCAAACCACAATCTTTCGCTTTTTATATACCTTTGCCAACCGTCCCGCCAACGGGGAAAACAATAAATACGGGATCACCAATGCCGCCGATGCCAATGTCACGACCATCGACTCGTTCTCCTTGCCCACCCATGCAATACAAATAAAGCACGCTAACGTTTTCAGGAAATTATCATTCAAAACTCCCAAATAGTTCGTGAAAAACAAGGAAAACCAATTCTTTTTCTTCGCCATAATCACAACTTATACGATAAAAGTCAACAGCCAAAAGTAGTTTATTTTCCCTCGATTTCCTACTTTTGCGGGCGAAAAACAGGTTACAAACCTTATAAAGAACGTCTCGAAATGCAGAATTCAACATTAAAAAATATACTTGTTATTGACAATCACGACTCGTTCGTTTACAACCTTGTTCAAATCCTTCGGGAGAATGAACACTGTCAATTCGACATTGTTCAGAACGACCGAATCGACTTTTCCTCTCTCGATCGCTACGACAAACTTCTACTATCCCCCGGACCGGGCATTCCTGCCGAAGCCGGAGATCTCCTCGCCCTCATCGAGCATTGCAAAACGACCCATGATATTCTCGGTGTATGCCTCGGTCATCAAGCCATTGCCGAAGCCTTCGGTGCCAGCCTACAACAACTAGCTCATCCCAAGCACGGTCACGAAAGCCGTCTCACGATCGTGGATCACACGGATATTCTCTACCACGGTCTCCACCTTCCCGTACAAGTGGGACGCTACCATTCGTGGATTGTCAATCCACACACCCTCCCGTCGTGCTTCCACATCAGTGCTTTTGACGAAGAAGGCCATATTATGTCCTTCTACCATACAACCCTTCCCATCCACGCTGTTCAATATCACCCAGAATCCATCATCACCCGTCAAGGCCGACAGATGATAAACAATTGGATAAACAAATAAATTAAAAAAAAGATTATAAAGTTTCTTTCCTCCCCATATACAGAGGCTTTGACGCCGACTTTCCCCGATCGAAACCGAACCAGAACTCTTCCTTTTCACCGGGCAGATGATACACCCGCATCACACTCTCGTATTTCCCCATCACGTTTACTACATCTTTCGGTATCTCGTTACTCCAAGGCTTCAGCCGTTTGCTGGGCTCTTTGGCAAAAGGAATTCCTGCCACGATCCATGCCACCGAAATATCTGTCAGAAACATCGGGTATCGTTCTTCACAGAATTCGTACAACAACGCCCCTCGTCGCTCCAAACTAAGCGGTTGTTCCAACAACTCTTGCTTCTCCATCCAAGACAAGAAATCCGACAAAAAACGTTCATCATGTTTGATTAACTTACGAGTCACCCCCTGCCATGCCAAAGCATTATAAAAACCATCAATCAAACGAGACAACAACCGGGCTTGACGCAAATCCTCCACCGACATCGCTTCCGTCTGCAACACCTCATACGGAACGTCCGGAGAATAGACAATTCCCAAAGCCCCGGCTTCCGCACGCATCGCCGTTCCGGGCAATAACTTCAATAACTCCAACTGAATCTCTTCCGTTCCGAAACCGGCCAACACCCGCACATCCTCAATCATCTGTTTCAAAGAATATAGCGGTAACCCGGCAATCAGATCCGCATGTACCACCAAATTAGGCAACGACGCCAAATAAGATAACCCATTCAAAGCCTCCTGCAAATCACCGAGTCTCCGACAAGCCTGCAATACATTCTCCCGCAAACTCTGAATCCCCGCTTCCAAATGCAGTAACCCCGCGGGCAACTCCCGCAACAATGCCTTTACCTCGTCGGAAAGCAACGCCGGATGAATCTCCAAATGGAAATGCATGCCCGGAGCAAACTCCCGGAACAACTCCAACAAACTGATTGCTCTTCGGGAAGACCCGTTAAAAGTACGATCCAGTAACCGAATATCCCGAATACCATGATCCCGAATAACAGTCAGGCGCTCCCGAATACGCTCCACGGACAACGCCCGCACAGGTTTCTCCGCCCCGCTCACGCAAAAAGCACAGGTATTAAAACATCCCCTTGTCGTTTCCAACTGCACGAATGGCTTTGTCCAATCGAAAAAACGACTATGTTCCGGTATCATCAATCGGTCAAACTCCATCACCCTCGCCAATCCACCGTCATGATACACTCCCTCCACGTCTAACCAACACAGCCCCACAACCTCATTCCACCGGGAAGGACAATCGTACACCCTCAGCCACTCATGAAATCCCAGCTCACCCTCTCCCCGAAACACGCAAGCCACGTGCCGATTGCGACGCAAATACTCCTCATTATCCCCCAGCATCTCCGGTCCGCCGAATATAATGGTACATTCCGGCAACAAGGCCTTCACCCGGGCCGTGATCTTTAACAACACCTCATGCGTGAACAACCACGCTGTTGCTGCTAGCACATCCGGCCGGGCCGCCACGATCTCGGCCACCACACTTCCCACGTTCGAATTGATCGTCGCTGAAACCTTCCGCCATTCTACATCCCCCTCCTTTCCTTCCACCTGAGCATGAATTGCCGGAAGGGCCAATGATGAATGAGCATACGAAGAATTCAAATCCAACCAAAGAAGTACCATAACGAATTAAAATTTAAGTAAGTGGTAACCATCTTTCAATAGCTACCACTTCTATTTAAATAACTTGTAACCTGTAACCCGTTAACTTGCAACGACAGAAACCTATTCTGTCTTCCCATGCAAATGCACGTCCAATTGCGGGAACGGGATATTCAGATTTTCCTCGGCAAACGTCTTATACACCTTCTCGTTCATATCAAAATAAACACCCCAGTAATCCTCGGACTTTACCCAAGCTCGAACCACGATATTGACAGAACTCTCACCCAAAGAAGTCAAGGCAATAAAATAAGCCGGGTCTTTCAATACACGCCCATCCGCATCCAGCAAACGAGCAATCACACTCTTCGCTTTCGTGTAATCATCCCCATAAGCAATACCGAATTCCCAATCCACACGGCGGGTAGCTTCTTTAGAATAATTTTTCATTAATCCCGTGGACAAACCGCCATTCGGGATAATAATAATCTTATTATCGGGAGTCGCCAGAATGGTGTTAAATATCTGGATCTCCCTCACCGTACCGCACTGTCCCTGTGCCTCGATCGTGTCACCAACCTTAAACGGCTTGAACAATAGAATCATTACCCCTCCGGCAAAATTCTGCAACGTACCGCTCAAAGCCATGCCGATAGCAACACCGGCAGATGCAAAAAGGGCAATAAACGAGCTAGTCTCAATGCCAAGCACCCCAATCACTACGATAATCAACAACAGTGTTAACGAGATACTCACCAAACTCTTCACGAAGGTAGACAAAGAGGCCTCCACGTGACGTTTTTCCAATATTTTCGCCAACAAATTATTTAATCGCCGAACAATCCAACGCCCCACGAGGAACACCACGATTGCCAACAAAATCTTAGAACCGACCGATACACCCAAATCGATCATCTTAGTTAAAAACACATCTAATGACACATTAGAAGTACTTGTAAACAATTCTTCCATATACCAAAATTTATAATTAAAGATTAACAATTTGCATTCATTTCCAATACTAAGTGGCACATTTTCCGGACATCCGGCAAGAAACGATCGAACAGTTCCTGCAACCGCTCCTGATTCCTCTCGAAAAAGACGATAGCCGCCCCGGGGTCAATTCTTAGATTCTTGTACTCCACCATAATTCCCAGCGAACGCTCGA
Encoded proteins:
- a CDS encoding mechanosensitive ion channel family protein; this encodes MEELFTSTSNVSLDVFLTKMIDLGVSVGSKILLAIVVFLVGRWIVRRLNNLLAKILEKRHVEASLSTFVKSLVSISLTLLLIIVVIGVLGIETSSFIALFASAGVAIGMALSGTLQNFAGGVMILLFKPFKVGDTIEAQGQCGTVREIQIFNTILATPDNKIIIIPNGGLSTGLMKNYSKEATRRVDWEFGIAYGDDYTKAKSVIARLLDADGRVLKDPAYFIALTSLGESSVNIVVRAWVKSEDYWGVYFDMNEKVYKTFAEENLNIPFPQLDVHLHGKTE
- a CDS encoding B12-binding domain-containing radical SAM protein, giving the protein MVLLWLDLNSSYAHSSLALPAIHAQVEGKEGDVEWRKVSATINSNVGSVVAEIVAARPDVLAATAWLFTHEVLLKITARVKALLPECTIIFGGPEMLGDNEEYLRRNRHVACVFRGEGELGFHEWLRVYDCPSRWNEVVGLCWLDVEGVYHDGGLARVMEFDRLMIPEHSRFFDWTKPFVQLETTRGCFNTCAFCVSGAEKPVRALSVERIRERLTVIRDHGIRDIRLLDRTFNGSSRRAISLLELFREFAPGMHFHLEIHPALLSDEVKALLRELPAGLLHLEAGIQSLRENVLQACRRLGDLQEALNGLSYLASLPNLVVHADLIAGLPLYSLKQMIEDVRVLAGFGTEEIQLELLKLLPGTAMRAEAGALGIVYSPDVPYEVLQTEAMSVEDLRQARLLSRLIDGFYNALAWQGVTRKLIKHDERFLSDFLSWMEKQELLEQPLSLERRGALLYEFCEERYPMFLTDISVAWIVAGIPFAKEPSKRLKPWSNEIPKDVVNVMGKYESVMRVYHLPGEKEEFWFGFDRGKSASKPLYMGRKETL
- a CDS encoding lysophospholipid acyltransferase family protein, with translation MGYKQVLAAFYRGVLSARYRVRLEGVELLTEKRATLFLPNHQASVDPQIVCSQLLRYVDVSPLVTEGYFKIPVVAQVLHLMHAVRVPDLEKSRRGVEIVAGLNRVVIDALAAGHNVLLYPAGQLTNSGLERVGNKQGAWQVCHQLPEGARVVGVRIRGLWGSMWSRAKTGSSPNFAWTYLKGIFYVLANLLFFVPRRDVLITFEDITDDAVRYAAEGRQPFNRFLESFYNAPGEEQPLFLKHFFYVRGRGHGPSLGV
- a CDS encoding MFS transporter encodes the protein MAKKKNWFSLFFTNYLGVLNDNFLKTLACFICIAWVGKENESMVVTLASAALVIPYLLFSPLAGRLAKVYKKRKIVVWAKFAEMLIMVVASVGFLMHSTGLVLSSILLMGLQSALFSPSKYGLIRDIGGEEGISYGSGAMEMFAFVGILTGTLMAAFLSESVTLPVLCVILFGVALFGWLSSLTIRADESEPMKESHETLNPVKFVKDMFVRALAFKGLNLVVVGLATFWFIGSMVQMVLIVYCRSDLGMNDSETGIVMSLAAVGIGAGCYLAGVLSRRDVELGLVPYGGITTGLTLLTIFVFDAHGVTFGVLVFLAAFFSGMFKVPLDAWIQANVKGRELGDMLAYSNLITFLFMLIASGCFGGMTMFFDTKYVFVFLAVLTFAITVVLFSCVEEMRVRFKKFRLKN
- a CDS encoding anthranilate synthase component II; its protein translation is MQNSTLKNILVIDNHDSFVYNLVQILRENEHCQFDIVQNDRIDFSSLDRYDKLLLSPGPGIPAEAGDLLALIEHCKTTHDILGVCLGHQAIAEAFGASLQQLAHPKHGHESRLTIVDHTDILYHGLHLPVQVGRYHSWIVNPHTLPSCFHISAFDEEGHIMSFYHTTLPIHAVQYHPESIITRQGRQMINNWINK